One part of the Ignavibacteria bacterium genome encodes these proteins:
- a CDS encoding shikimate kinase → MSNTIIYLNGFMASGKSTIGPILANTLGWEFYDLDRVIEEEMGKKIVDIFKDEGEKFFREKETETLRRLSRMHEVVISLGGGTSVHNNNMEILTKTGKIVYLKASPEALYKRLRFKRDRPMFNAEQEQDNKEKFKAKISNLLSQRSPFYEKADLVINTDDYPLGLTVDKIAKTLLKKINEEI, encoded by the coding sequence ATGTCTAATACAATTATATATCTGAACGGTTTTATGGCTTCGGGCAAAAGTACTATCGGGCCTATTCTCGCTAATACTTTGGGCTGGGAGTTCTACGACCTGGACAGGGTGATTGAAGAGGAGATGGGCAAGAAGATTGTGGATATCTTTAAGGACGAAGGGGAGAAGTTTTTCAGGGAAAAGGAAACTGAAACCCTGAGGAGGCTTTCCCGGATGCATGAAGTTGTCATCTCGCTTGGCGGCGGCACTTCCGTGCATAATAATAATATGGAAATTCTGACCAAGACCGGCAAGATAGTCTATCTTAAGGCTTCTCCTGAGGCTCTTTATAAAAGGCTGCGCTTTAAGCGCGACCGCCCGATGTTTAATGCGGAACAGGAGCAGGACAATAAGGAAAAGTTCAAAGCCAAGATAAGCAACCTCTTAAGCCAGCGTTCACCTTTTTATGAGAAGGCCGACCTGGTGATAAATACCGATGACTACCCGCTGGGACTCACCGTCGACAAAATTGCAAAAACCCTACTGAAGAAAATTAATGAAGAAATTTAA
- a CDS encoding sigma-54-dependent Fis family transcriptional regulator: MEKANILVIDDEESLRGLIRQMLELEGFRVFESGTAEEGLSILSREDVHAVISDVRLPDANGIDLIPKIKAINSLCEIIVITAYGTIKDGVRSIQSGAFDYITKGDEDNRLISLVEKAVEKVNLKTKITQLEKRISEKYGFENVIACSDMMKDTVSFAKKIAETDAPVLLMGETGSGKEVFAQAIHSASPRKDEHFIAVNCSSFSKELLESEMFGYKAGAFTGAVRNKKGLFEEADKGTLLLDEIGELDVSLQAKLLRVLETNAFIKQGDTKTTNVDVRIIAATNRNIEEEVSKGSFRKDLYYRLSVVKLEIPSLRDRREDIVPLINSFIKYFSARLNKTVSEVEPEFIEKLRQYDFPGNIRELRNIVERAVIISEEGRLKASYLPREVIFSTPSRAGKEAGRTLDEFEKQHILDALSQAGGNKQKAAETLGIGLTTLYRKLQQYGL; encoded by the coding sequence ATGGAAAAGGCAAATATACTGGTTATTGACGATGAGGAATCTTTAAGGGGTCTTATAAGGCAGATGCTTGAGCTTGAAGGCTTCAGGGTTTTTGAAAGCGGAACTGCAGAAGAGGGGCTCTCAATTCTCTCAAGAGAGGATGTGCATGCCGTAATCAGCGACGTGAGACTGCCGGACGCCAACGGTATAGACCTCATTCCAAAGATAAAGGCAATTAATAGCCTCTGCGAGATAATTGTTATTACTGCATACGGAACGATTAAAGACGGGGTAAGGTCAATCCAGTCGGGCGCCTTTGATTATATAACAAAAGGTGATGAGGACAACAGGCTCATTTCACTGGTTGAAAAGGCGGTTGAAAAGGTAAATCTTAAGACAAAAATTACGCAGCTTGAAAAAAGGATCAGTGAGAAGTACGGTTTTGAGAATGTAATTGCGTGTTCGGACATGATGAAGGATACGGTTTCATTTGCAAAGAAAATTGCTGAGACTGACGCGCCCGTTCTTTTAATGGGAGAGACCGGTTCAGGCAAGGAAGTTTTTGCACAGGCAATCCACAGTGCCAGCCCAAGAAAAGATGAGCACTTTATAGCCGTCAACTGCAGCTCATTTTCGAAGGAGCTCCTGGAGTCTGAAATGTTCGGCTATAAGGCAGGTGCCTTTACGGGAGCTGTAAGGAACAAAAAAGGCTTGTTTGAGGAAGCGGACAAAGGGACGCTCCTTTTAGACGAGATTGGAGAGCTGGACGTCTCGCTTCAGGCAAAACTCTTAAGAGTCCTGGAGACTAATGCCTTCATAAAGCAGGGTGATACAAAGACGACGAATGTGGATGTAAGGATTATTGCTGCCACAAACAGGAATATTGAGGAAGAGGTTTCAAAAGGAAGTTTCAGAAAGGACCTTTACTACAGGCTGAGCGTGGTAAAGCTGGAAATCCCTTCCTTGAGGGACAGAAGGGAGGATATTGTCCCCCTCATAAACTCATTCATTAAGTATTTCAGTGCCAGGCTTAATAAAACGGTAAGTGAAGTTGAGCCTGAATTTATAGAGAAGCTCAGGCAGTATGACTTCCCCGGGAATATAAGGGAGCTGAGGAATATAGTTGAGCGTGCGGTTATTATAAGCGAAGAGGGCAGGCTGAAAGCCTCTTATCTCCCAAGGGAAGTTATATTCAGCACCCCCTCCCGGGCAGGCAAGGAAGCGGGCCGGACACTTGATGAATTTGAAAAGCAGCACATACTGGATGCCTTAAGCCAGGCCGGCGGAAACAAGCAGAAAGCCGCTGAAACGCTAGGCATTGGTCTGACAACCCTCTATAGAAAACTCCAGCAGTACGGGCTATAA
- a CDS encoding sensor protein KdpD yields MIKSSRRGKFKIYIGMAAGVGKTFRMLQEAHQLLESGIDVCIGYIESHGRSETEKLKAGLPEIQRKSTFYKGRMLEEMDLDAILIRKPELVLVDELAHTNMPGSKNTKRWEDVIQIIDNGINVISTVNIQHIESINKEVERITGVEIKERVPDSVIEMADEIVNVDLAIDDLIERIKEGKVYDMGKVPTALNNFFQTEKLLQLRELALRESTRQVGRKIKRDLIKQPKRNNAVLTCLSSNSKSGVNLIRKSARLASINNSKWYVLYVQTQKESPENIEASEQRHLINNFKLATELDAEVVRIKANNVPEAIAEYARNKEIGTIVLGRPEQGFWEQLTKNNILKDLFKLIKNLSIDIFIVSNHE; encoded by the coding sequence ATGATTAAATCCTCCAGGAGGGGAAAGTTCAAGATCTATATCGGCATGGCGGCCGGAGTGGGGAAAACTTTCCGCATGCTTCAGGAGGCACATCAGCTCCTGGAAAGCGGTATTGACGTGTGCATAGGATATATTGAATCTCATGGCAGGTCTGAAACAGAAAAGCTTAAAGCAGGACTTCCTGAAATTCAAAGGAAATCAACTTTCTATAAGGGCAGAATGCTGGAGGAGATGGACCTTGATGCGATTCTTATAAGAAAGCCGGAACTTGTGCTGGTCGACGAACTGGCTCACACAAATATGCCCGGATCCAAAAACACTAAAAGGTGGGAAGACGTTATTCAGATAATTGATAACGGTATTAATGTAATAAGTACTGTGAATATACAGCACATTGAAAGCATCAACAAGGAAGTGGAAAGAATTACGGGCGTTGAAATAAAAGAACGGGTTCCCGACAGCGTAATTGAAATGGCAGATGAAATTGTCAATGTCGACCTTGCCATAGATGATCTCATTGAAAGGATTAAGGAGGGTAAAGTTTATGACATGGGGAAGGTTCCTACGGCCCTTAATAATTTTTTCCAGACCGAAAAGCTCCTGCAGCTGAGGGAACTGGCCTTAAGAGAGTCAACCCGTCAGGTGGGGCGCAAAATAAAAAGGGACCTGATAAAGCAGCCGAAAAGAAATAATGCAGTACTGACATGCCTTAGCAGCAACAGCAAGTCGGGTGTAAACCTTATAAGGAAATCCGCCAGGCTGGCATCCATTAATAATTCAAAGTGGTACGTTCTTTATGTCCAGACTCAAAAGGAAAGTCCCGAGAATATCGAAGCTTCTGAACAGAGGCACCTGATAAATAATTTCAAGCTGGCGACTGAGCTGGATGCGGAAGTGGTCAGGATCAAGGCTAATAATGTCCCGGAAGCAATAGCTGAATATGCCAGGAATAAAGAGATAGGGACCATCGTGCTGGGGAGGCCGGAACAAGGCTTTTGGGAACAGCTGACAAAAAACAATATATTAAAAGATTTATTTAAGCTAATAAAAAATTTAAGCATAGACATTTTTATTGTATCTAATCATGAATAA
- a CDS encoding PAS domain-containing protein produces the protein MNKLKTKILLLLSFIFLIILVLGIMGSQFISVLSRDSGEIIKDNYKSIEYTSNMLKALDGLYTLHAERDLLRHDVSAVNETGQKKLTKLFNDNLYAEEKNITETGEDEIIGILKQDYAGFLDIMEKAEKTGERNYALQLKDKYDDVRSSIEGIYKINSNAIVNKNNKAASTARQVTRYMMILTGLSLILALGFIAYFPVYILRPIYELTNKIKAISMGDYGQKLPFTSADELGILVKEFNSMSTKLKEYEANNLHKLLVEKKRMEAIIYGLNDAIFIIDEDKKFLYLNKSAQEITGLKESDVAGQSAQEVALTNDLMREILKGVIIPGNTKGNHTNTYIPIVLKEKEAYFTKEVIETRLSDDENGPESTIGFIIILKNVTRYEERDTAKTNLIATVSHELKTPLSSINLSIKLLEDKRLGDLSPAHQKIVQTVRQETLRLSKMVNELLDYSQTESGNIRLKIGLTKADEIMDYALTSLMMLISDKNIAVDTSIEADLPPIKADVEKTVWVLVNLITNAVRYTSENGTLRICCTKDGNFVRFSVSDQGPGIEKEDLKRIFDKFVQIGSNPRGRGLGLAIAREFVTSQSGEIWAESEMGVGSTFSFKLPAA, from the coding sequence ATGAATAAGTTAAAAACAAAAATACTGCTGCTGCTTTCATTTATTTTCCTGATCATACTGGTGCTCGGAATCATGGGCTCGCAGTTTATCTCAGTTCTCTCCAGGGACTCGGGGGAAATTATTAAGGATAACTACAAGTCGATTGAATATACCTCAAACATGCTTAAAGCGCTGGACGGGCTTTATACGCTTCACGCTGAAAGGGACCTTCTCAGGCACGATGTCTCAGCTGTAAATGAGACCGGGCAGAAAAAGCTGACGAAGCTGTTTAATGACAATCTTTATGCGGAGGAGAAAAATATAACCGAAACGGGTGAGGACGAAATAATAGGTATTCTTAAACAGGATTATGCCGGCTTTCTGGATATTATGGAAAAGGCGGAGAAGACGGGAGAGAGAAACTATGCCCTGCAGCTTAAGGACAAGTATGATGACGTGCGGAGCTCAATAGAAGGAATTTACAAGATAAACTCAAACGCTATAGTAAATAAGAACAATAAGGCTGCCTCTACGGCCAGGCAGGTTACGCGTTATATGATGATATTAACGGGATTAAGCCTCATTCTGGCACTCGGGTTTATAGCATATTTCCCTGTTTATATATTGCGCCCCATTTACGAACTGACCAATAAAATAAAAGCAATATCCATGGGGGACTACGGCCAGAAGCTTCCTTTTACCTCGGCCGATGAACTAGGCATACTGGTAAAAGAATTTAACAGCATGTCTACAAAACTGAAGGAATATGAAGCTAACAACCTTCACAAGCTCCTCGTTGAGAAGAAAAGGATGGAGGCTATAATCTATGGCCTAAATGACGCGATATTTATAATTGACGAAGATAAGAAATTTCTTTACCTGAATAAATCCGCACAGGAGATTACGGGGCTTAAAGAAAGTGACGTGGCAGGCCAGTCGGCGCAGGAAGTCGCTCTTACGAATGACCTCATGCGCGAGATATTAAAAGGAGTGATCATCCCCGGCAACACAAAAGGCAATCATACCAACACTTATATCCCGATTGTACTGAAGGAGAAAGAAGCGTACTTCACAAAGGAAGTAATTGAAACCAGGCTGTCGGATGATGAAAACGGCCCTGAAAGCACAATAGGATTTATAATTATACTTAAGAATGTTACGAGGTACGAAGAAAGGGATACTGCAAAGACCAATCTTATTGCAACGGTGTCTCATGAGCTAAAGACGCCTCTCTCCTCGATTAACTTAAGCATCAAGCTATTGGAGGACAAAAGGTTGGGCGACCTCAGCCCGGCGCATCAGAAGATCGTGCAGACTGTAAGGCAGGAAACACTGAGGCTTTCCAAAATGGTAAATGAGCTCCTGGATTATTCACAGACAGAATCGGGAAACATCAGACTCAAGATAGGCTTAACCAAAGCCGATGAAATAATGGACTATGCACTTACATCTTTAATGATGCTTATTAGCGACAAGAATATTGCGGTTGATACGAGCATTGAAGCTGACCTTCCCCCCATAAAGGCCGACGTTGAGAAGACTGTATGGGTTCTGGTCAACCTGATAACGAATGCCGTACGTTATACTTCAGAAAACGGGACACTGCGCATCTGCTGCACAAAGGATGGAAATTTCGTAAGGTTTTCCGTCAGCGACCAGGGCCCGGGAATTGAGAAAGAGGACCTCAAAAGAATATTCGACAAGTTTGTTCAGATAGGAAGTAACCCCAGGGGAAGGGGGCTTGGGCTTGCAATTGCCAGGGAGTTTGTCACTTCACAGTCGGGCGAGATCTGGGCTGAAAGTGAAATGGGCGTCGGCAGCACGTTTTCCTTTAAGCTCCCTGCGGCATAA
- the kdpB gene encoding potassium-transporting ATPase subunit KdpB, translating into MGKRKKSAKLFEPEILSAAFKESFVKYNPAVMMKNPVMFTVEIGTFVMLAVTIITAINPESGQGSFLYNLVITVLLFLTNLFGNFAEAIAEARGKAQAASLRKTREVTPANLVLPAGEVKLINSSELKKGDVFVASAGETIPADGEIIEGLASIDESAITGESAPVIREAGTDHSGVVGGTKVLSDRIKVQVTSNPGETFLDKMIALVEGASRKKTPNEIALTILLAGFTIVFLLVTATLEPFAEYSKTSITIAALVSLFVCLIPTTIGALLSAIGIAGMDRALRANVISKSGKAVENAGDIDTVLLDKTGTITIGNRKATNFYPVDGFSKEEFIRYCLLSSMADSTPEGKSILELGEKNNIKINEKDVQGARFIKFSAETRMSGIDLPGGIEIRKGAWDSIKAMSNSHYSFNSKAEIEEIEKNVRHIAENGGTPLAVAVDHKALGAIQLEDIIKPGIQERFERLRKMGVKTVMVTGDNPLTAKYIANKAGVDDFIAEAKPEDKLRYIREEQKSGKLVAMMGDGTNDAPALAQADVAVAMNTGTQAAKEAANMVDLDNDPTKLLEVIEIGKQMLITRGNVTTFSLANDVAKYFAIIPGIFAAAIPGLNALNIMRLGSSESAILSAVIFNALVIPALIPLALKGVKYKAIGATAMLRRNLFIYGLGGIISPFIGIKLIDMVISLFF; encoded by the coding sequence ATGGGAAAAAGAAAAAAATCCGCAAAGTTATTTGAACCCGAAATTTTAAGTGCCGCGTTCAAAGAATCCTTTGTTAAATATAACCCTGCTGTAATGATGAAGAATCCCGTAATGTTTACGGTAGAAATAGGCACCTTTGTTATGCTTGCAGTTACAATAATAACAGCAATTAACCCTGAAAGCGGACAGGGAAGTTTTTTATATAATTTAGTTATTACTGTATTACTCTTCCTTACAAACCTCTTTGGAAATTTTGCAGAGGCAATTGCAGAGGCAAGGGGGAAGGCACAGGCGGCTTCACTGAGGAAAACAAGGGAGGTAACGCCGGCAAATCTCGTCTTACCTGCGGGGGAAGTAAAGCTCATAAACTCCTCAGAACTAAAGAAAGGAGACGTATTTGTTGCGTCAGCCGGAGAGACAATTCCGGCTGACGGTGAGATAATTGAAGGACTTGCTTCAATTGATGAATCCGCAATTACCGGCGAATCAGCACCGGTCATCAGGGAAGCCGGTACCGACCACTCCGGTGTGGTTGGTGGAACAAAGGTTTTGTCAGATAGAATAAAAGTGCAGGTAACAAGTAATCCCGGTGAAACCTTCCTGGATAAAATGATAGCACTGGTGGAAGGCGCTAGCAGGAAAAAGACCCCGAATGAAATAGCCCTTACAATTCTTCTTGCGGGCTTTACAATAGTATTCCTGCTCGTGACAGCAACACTCGAGCCTTTTGCTGAATATTCAAAAACTTCCATAACAATAGCAGCCCTGGTCTCATTATTTGTATGTCTGATACCAACTACAATCGGTGCTTTGCTCTCGGCAATCGGCATTGCCGGCATGGACAGGGCCTTGAGGGCAAACGTGATCTCAAAATCCGGCAAGGCAGTTGAAAATGCCGGAGATATTGATACTGTACTGCTCGATAAGACAGGCACAATTACAATCGGCAACCGCAAGGCTACAAATTTCTACCCGGTAGACGGCTTTTCAAAAGAAGAGTTCATCCGCTACTGCCTCCTGAGTTCAATGGCCGACTCGACGCCGGAAGGGAAATCGATACTTGAGCTGGGCGAAAAAAATAACATTAAAATAAATGAGAAAGACGTACAGGGGGCCAGGTTTATAAAATTTTCCGCTGAGACCAGGATGAGCGGGATTGACCTGCCGGGCGGTATAGAGATCAGAAAGGGTGCCTGGGATTCTATTAAGGCAATGTCCAATAGCCATTATTCCTTTAACTCTAAGGCAGAAATTGAAGAAATAGAAAAGAATGTAAGGCACATTGCTGAAAACGGGGGCACGCCGCTGGCAGTGGCTGTTGACCATAAAGCCCTGGGAGCCATACAGCTGGAAGATATCATTAAACCCGGTATTCAGGAACGCTTTGAACGTTTAAGAAAGATGGGAGTTAAGACCGTAATGGTTACCGGGGACAACCCGCTGACGGCTAAATACATTGCAAACAAGGCAGGAGTTGACGACTTTATTGCAGAGGCAAAGCCCGAGGACAAGCTTAGATACATAAGGGAAGAACAGAAATCAGGAAAGCTGGTTGCAATGATGGGCGACGGCACAAATGACGCCCCGGCTCTTGCACAGGCTGACGTTGCCGTTGCAATGAACACAGGAACACAGGCAGCCAAGGAAGCAGCCAATATGGTTGACCTGGATAATGACCCGACAAAACTCCTGGAAGTAATTGAAATAGGCAAACAGATGCTTATTACAAGAGGCAATGTTACAACATTCTCACTTGCAAACGACGTTGCAAAATACTTCGCAATTATTCCCGGCATTTTTGCAGCCGCAATTCCGGGCCTTAACGCGCTTAATATTATGCGCCTGGGCTCATCTGAATCAGCAATACTTTCAGCAGTTATATTTAATGCACTCGTAATACCGGCACTCATTCCGCTGGCACTAAAAGGAGTTAAATATAAAGCTATCGGCGCCACTGCCATGTTAAGAAGAAACCTTTTCATCTATGGCCTGGGCGGTATTATTTCTCCTTTTATAGGAATTAAATTGATAGATATGGTAATCAGCCTGTTCTTCTGA
- the kdpA gene encoding potassium-transporting ATPase subunit A, with product MNTEIFGIAATFILTVLFAYPLGKYMAKVFKGEKVWSDFLKPFERLIFRISGIDPEKPMDWKEGLKAMLLLNVVFFLWAYVLLLIRHPFLNPMDIPAMEASLAFNTAASFVSNTNLQHYSGETGASYFTQIFLLMFMQFVSASTGIAALAMLFKGLVQRQMSDLGNFYCLVVKSTTRILLPLSVAVAVILLLNGTPMTFNGAQKIITLQGDTVSVATGPAAGMVAIKQLGTNGGGFFGVNSAHPLENPNYLTNMVENISILVIAIGLVFSFGFYLEKKKLGYIFFSVMAAIMLLFLILTVRWEIDGNPKIKAIGISQQQASNMEGKEVRFGPAASAYWGVTTTSTSNGSVNSMHDSFMPLSGGLFMIDMMINSIFGGVGVGFLNFFIYLVIAVFIAGLMVGRTPELLGKKIEAKEVKIAAVVLLLHPLLILVGTAIAAHISAINPSIGWTPNPGYHGFSEMLYEFTSSSANNGSGFEGLGDNTYFWNIMCGTVMLLARFIPIIGPVAIAGLLARKKKIPESAGTLRIDSLTFGIVLIAVIAIVAALSFFPALAVGPIAEYFSM from the coding sequence ATGAATACAGAGATCTTTGGAATTGCTGCAACATTCATTCTTACTGTACTATTTGCCTACCCTTTAGGGAAGTATATGGCAAAAGTATTTAAGGGGGAGAAAGTCTGGAGCGACTTTTTAAAGCCGTTCGAAAGGCTCATTTTCAGGATATCAGGAATTGATCCTGAAAAGCCTATGGACTGGAAAGAAGGTCTAAAAGCAATGCTTCTGCTAAACGTGGTTTTTTTCCTATGGGCATATGTACTTTTGCTGATAAGGCATCCTTTCTTAAATCCCATGGATATTCCGGCTATGGAGGCCTCTCTTGCATTTAATACGGCTGCAAGTTTTGTCTCAAATACGAATCTTCAGCACTATTCAGGTGAAACCGGTGCGTCATATTTTACACAGATATTTCTTCTTATGTTTATGCAGTTTGTAAGTGCCTCTACAGGTATTGCCGCTCTTGCGATGTTGTTTAAAGGCCTGGTACAGAGGCAAATGAGTGATCTGGGAAACTTCTACTGCCTTGTTGTAAAAAGCACCACAAGAATACTTCTTCCGCTTTCAGTTGCTGTTGCCGTTATCTTATTGTTAAACGGCACCCCAATGACATTTAACGGTGCACAAAAAATAATTACACTGCAGGGTGACACGGTAAGTGTTGCTACGGGACCTGCTGCCGGCATGGTGGCTATAAAGCAGTTGGGAACAAACGGCGGCGGATTTTTTGGAGTAAATTCAGCTCACCCGCTGGAAAATCCTAATTACCTGACTAATATGGTTGAGAATATTTCAATATTAGTTATTGCAATAGGGCTGGTTTTCTCCTTCGGGTTTTATCTTGAGAAAAAGAAGTTGGGATATATTTTCTTTAGTGTAATGGCTGCAATAATGCTTTTATTTCTTATTCTTACTGTCAGGTGGGAAATTGACGGCAACCCGAAAATAAAAGCCATTGGGATCTCACAACAGCAGGCATCGAACATGGAAGGCAAGGAAGTGCGCTTTGGTCCTGCGGCTTCAGCTTATTGGGGAGTTACAACAACTTCTACATCAAACGGTTCTGTAAATTCAATGCACGACAGTTTTATGCCGCTTTCAGGCGGGCTGTTTATGATTGATATGATGATAAATTCAATATTCGGAGGCGTCGGGGTTGGATTCTTAAACTTTTTTATCTACCTGGTTATTGCTGTCTTTATAGCCGGACTTATGGTTGGGCGCACTCCTGAGCTGCTGGGCAAAAAGATAGAGGCGAAAGAAGTAAAAATAGCCGCTGTTGTGCTGCTGCTGCATCCGTTGTTAATCCTTGTTGGAACAGCCATTGCTGCTCATATCTCTGCAATAAACCCATCCATAGGCTGGACACCTAACCCGGGATATCATGGCTTTTCAGAGATGCTTTATGAATTTACTTCCTCCTCAGCAAACAACGGCTCGGGATTCGAAGGTCTGGGGGATAATACATATTTCTGGAATATCATGTGCGGCACTGTTATGCTCCTGGCACGCTTCATACCGATAATAGGACCGGTTGCAATTGCAGGGCTCCTGGCCAGGAAAAAGAAGATCCCCGAATCAGCCGGAACACTCAGAATCGACAGCCTGACATTCGGCATTGTGCTAATTGCTGTAATTGCAATAGTTGCAGCTTTATCATTTTTCCCGGCCTTGGCCGTAGGGCCTATTGCAGAATATTTTTCAATGTAA
- the kdpF gene encoding K(+)-transporting ATPase subunit F has product MTGEREMIILLILCFAVGIYLTYALIKPEKF; this is encoded by the coding sequence TTGACGGGAGAGAGGGAAATGATAATACTACTGATTCTTTGTTTTGCCGTAGGAATATATTTAACATATGCCTTAATAAAACCGGAGAAATTTTAA
- the kdpC gene encoding potassium-transporting ATPase subunit KdpC, which yields MKTLRNILGIHFTLLILCSVIFTLVIWAIAQLFPSAAEGFPIMKDGRIIGYENVGQKFTKDKYFQGRPSASDYNAAATSASNMGPTNPDYLKEVKARVDTFLVHNPGIKVSDIPVEMVTASGSGLDPHISPEGALIQVKRISRARDIPEYKIRELVEKYKEKPLLGLFGPERINVLRLNLALEKLEIK from the coding sequence ATGAAAACATTACGAAATATATTAGGCATACATTTTACACTTCTCATTCTTTGCAGTGTAATATTCACATTAGTTATCTGGGCAATAGCACAGCTGTTTCCCTCTGCTGCCGAAGGATTTCCAATCATGAAAGACGGAAGGATAATTGGCTATGAAAATGTGGGGCAGAAATTCACAAAAGATAAGTATTTCCAGGGCCGGCCTTCAGCTTCTGATTATAATGCCGCAGCTACATCTGCAAGCAATATGGGCCCAACAAATCCTGATTACCTGAAAGAAGTTAAAGCAAGAGTTGATACGTTTCTTGTTCATAATCCCGGGATAAAGGTCTCAGATATTCCTGTTGAAATGGTAACAGCATCAGGCAGCGGCCTGGATCCTCATATTTCTCCGGAGGGCGCGCTTATTCAGGTAAAAAGAATTTCACGGGCAAGAGATATTCCGGAATACAAAATTAGAGAGCTTGTGGAAAAATATAAAGAAAAACCGCTTCTGGGGCTTTTCGGTCCGGAACGCATTAATGTACTGAGGCTTAATCTGGCACTTGAAAAATTAGAGATAAAATAG
- a CDS encoding tetratricopeptide repeat protein, translating into MKLRSGWLVVFFVTLLSFVMVSRPSYPQQKQQKKVKAQMTMSKDEVPVTTKSQDARQKYLEGMQFMWNLQADKARASFQDAVQKDPDFALGYMGLAMTRGKFSDSKQDYDKAESLMDKVSEGEKQLVTFTKSQFEGNTAKAKEALDKLLSMFPKDKMVQTYAGNFENFVKQDYDAAISHYQKAIAIDKNFAPVYNIMGYAYSSKNDFKKAEAAFKKYISLIPDNPNPYDSYGELLLKYGKYDESIKQYQKALKIDPNFWSSYEGLGNNYVFKDNFSKARETYQQLFDKATVPNWKLAALFDQATSFVREGDINNALTELDKRAALAEKEGNPVAAATSYGNKGFILVESGKPEEAMKQFDKAKETIESSDLPDQLKKNLTAFANLLRVYGMTAQGKTDEAKSEMDNKDKLIGGSTDPGVEKNYESFMGYLALKQNNYDEALAHFQKGDIQDPFDWYYMSQAYEKKGETDKAAKLVDKIHKSNLNSMNLAIAHYKTQTTVTKGTK; encoded by the coding sequence ATGAAACTCAGATCCGGATGGTTAGTGGTGTTCTTTGTAACGCTGCTTTCTTTCGTTATGGTCTCCAGACCTTCTTATCCGCAACAGAAGCAGCAGAAGAAAGTAAAGGCACAGATGACAATGTCCAAAGATGAGGTCCCAGTTACAACCAAATCACAGGATGCCAGGCAGAAATATCTCGAGGGAATGCAGTTTATGTGGAACCTTCAGGCCGATAAAGCCCGTGCCTCTTTCCAGGATGCCGTTCAGAAAGATCCCGATTTTGCTCTTGGTTACATGGGACTTGCCATGACCAGGGGAAAATTCTCTGATTCAAAGCAGGACTATGACAAAGCTGAAAGCCTCATGGATAAGGTATCCGAAGGAGAGAAACAATTAGTCACTTTTACAAAATCCCAGTTTGAAGGAAATACTGCAAAGGCAAAGGAAGCACTGGACAAGCTCTTAAGCATGTTCCCGAAGGATAAGATGGTACAGACATATGCCGGCAATTTTGAAAACTTTGTAAAGCAGGATTATGATGCCGCAATAAGCCACTATCAGAAGGCAATTGCCATCGACAAAAACTTTGCTCCGGTATATAACATCATGGGCTATGCTTATTCCTCCAAGAACGATTTTAAGAAAGCAGAGGCTGCATTCAAGAAGTACATATCACTGATTCCTGACAACCCGAATCCTTACGACTCCTATGGCGAGCTGCTCCTGAAATACGGTAAGTATGATGAGTCCATTAAACAGTATCAGAAAGCTCTTAAAATCGATCCGAACTTCTGGTCTTCGTATGAGGGCCTGGGGAATAACTATGTTTTCAAGGATAACTTTTCAAAAGCAAGAGAAACCTATCAGCAGCTTTTCGACAAGGCGACGGTTCCCAACTGGAAACTTGCAGCTTTGTTTGATCAGGCGACTTCCTTTGTCCGTGAGGGCGATATCAATAACGCTCTGACGGAACTGGACAAACGGGCAGCTCTTGCTGAAAAAGAAGGTAATCCTGTTGCTGCAGCAACCAGCTATGGCAATAAGGGATTTATTCTAGTTGAAAGCGGAAAGCCTGAAGAAGCGATGAAGCAGTTTGATAAGGCTAAGGAAACAATTGAAAGTTCAGATCTTCCTGATCAGCTGAAAAAGAATCTCACAGCATTTGCTAATCTCCTCAGGGTTTACGGCATGACGGCCCAGGGAAAGACGGATGAAGCCAAAAGCGAGATGGACAATAAAGATAAGCTGATAGGAGGCTCAACAGATCCCGGTGTTGAGAAGAATTATGAGAGCTTCATGGGATACCTTGCCTTAAAGCAGAACAATTATGATGAGGCCCTGGCGCATTTCCAAAAGGGCGACATCCAGGATCCTTTCGACTGGTATTACATGTCGCAGGCCTATGAGAAAAAAGGAGAAACAGACAAGGCCGCAAAGCTGGTTGATAAAATCCATAAATCAAATCTGAACAGCATGAATCTTGCCATAGCGCACTACAAAACACAGACAACTGTGACAAAAGGAACCAAATAA